The following is a genomic window from Candidatus Beckwithbacteria bacterium.
GCAATCCATATTTTTTCAGCAGTTAATTTAACTAACAATGTCCGCAGCAGCACAGACATAGTGGGAACGAATATTGGCCATAGCATTCCCGGGACTTTAGACCCTTATTCAGAAACAGAATTAGCCGTGATTAAAAGTGATAACTGGCAAGCGGCCGGCGACTTAATTAGCCAGAAAAGAGTGTTTTTTAATGGAAAAACAGATTATGTTTTTAAGCCGGGAGATTGTTTTACGCTTGAACCAAGATTAACTGATCTAAAAACACCAAATTTGCCAATGGTTTCTTTTCATACAATTATGAGAGTAACGGCAGACGGAGCAGAGTTAATAGAGAATTTTGATAAGATTTTTCTAGCAACTAAAATGGATTATATGGTGGTTTAAGATGAAATACGCGGATATTGAAGGATTAGCTAAAAAAGACGCTTTTAAAAAAGGGATTATTGGCTTGGTAAAATCATCGGGTAAAAATTTATTGGCAAGTAAGATCAGGTTGGTACCGGAGTCTTTAGGTGAACCGGCCGCCTTACTGGATTTTTTGAAAGAAGATTTTTATTTAGCTTTCAAAACTGACGGAGTGGGAACTAAAAGTTTGATTGCGGAAACGATGGCGGAAATGGCCAGAAAAAAGAAATGGCCGAAACAAAGAATTATTAATCTTTATTCCGGTTTAGGAATTGATTTAATTGCGTCGAATGTGAATGATTTAATTTGTTTAGGGGCGACGCCGTTGGCTTTATCCGATGAAGTGGCGGTGGGCTATTACCAAAAATTTCTGGAGGTTGATTTTGTTAGTGGTTTATTAAAAGGATTAAAAAAAGGCTGTGAAGAGGCCAGAATTACCATTCCCTGCGGCGAGTCGCCCACAATGACGGATGTAATTAAAAAAAATGCTTCGAGCATTACCGGTTCGGCGATCGGCATTATCCGGCCGAAAAAAAAGGCGATTTTTGGCCAGAATTTAACTGCTGGTGACGCGATTTTTGGTTTAAGCTCCAGCGGCATTCATACCAACGGTTTAAGTCTGGCCAGGAAGATAGCGGAGAAGTTACCGCAAGGATATTTCACCGCCTTTGGCAGGCAAACCGCGGGTGAAGAACTGCTAACACCTACCAGAATTTATGTGCGGCCGGTTTTAGAAATGATTGATCAATTGGA
Proteins encoded in this region:
- a CDS encoding phosphoribosylformylglycinamidine cyclo-ligase; amino-acid sequence: MKYADIEGLAKKDAFKKGIIGLVKSSGKNLLASKIRLVPESLGEPAALLDFLKEDFYLAFKTDGVGTKSLIAETMAEMARKKKWPKQRIINLYSGLGIDLIASNVNDLICLGATPLALSDEVAVGYYQKFLEVDFVSGLLKGLKKGCEEARITIPCGESPTMTDVIKKNASSITGSAIGIIRPKKKAIFGQNLTAGDAIFGLSSSGIHTNGLSLARKIAEKLPQGYFTAFGRQTAGEELLTPTRIYVRPVLEMIDQLEIHYISHISGSAFRKVSRAKKPFTYVIDNLPQPPKILTALQKWGKVSNKEAYETWNMGVGIILIAPLNQEEKMRTICRKYNVGLVRLGWLERGSKKVIIKEGLWQY